Proteins from a genomic interval of Flammeovirgaceae bacterium SG7u.111:
- a CDS encoding DUF4178 domain-containing protein — protein MAFGFFKKKKKEEEGPHYDPLNIKVWDIRKGFLLDYDMKSWEVKEEFEYDWGNEYFTYEYKLEAADETIFLYIEIDDEVVLTVSKKIPWGKLDETVEEGILQKQKPPKSIELDGKTYYREGERPGFFKNVHSDAESEEFISWEYIDESEKYVLNVEQWEDNVFEASLGKYVEEREFSNILPVDM, from the coding sequence ATGGCTTTTGGGTTTTTTAAGAAAAAAAAGAAAGAGGAAGAGGGGCCACATTACGACCCTCTTAACATCAAGGTTTGGGATATTAGAAAAGGTTTTTTGCTAGACTATGATATGAAGTCTTGGGAAGTGAAAGAAGAGTTTGAGTACGACTGGGGAAACGAATACTTTACCTACGAGTACAAGCTTGAAGCTGCCGATGAAACTATTTTCTTATATATAGAAATTGATGATGAGGTGGTACTGACTGTTTCCAAAAAAATTCCTTGGGGAAAGCTAGACGAAACAGTTGAGGAAGGCATTCTCCAAAAGCAAAAACCTCCAAAGTCTATTGAACTGGACGGAAAGACCTATTACCGAGAGGGAGAAAGACCTGGTTTTTTCAAAAATGTGCATTCCGATGCAGAGTCAGAAGAGTTTATTTCTTGGGAATACATAGACGAGTCGGAAAAATATGTACTGAACGTAGAGCAGTGGGAAGACAATGTGTTTGAAGCTTCTTTGGGAAAATATGTGGAGGAAAGAGAATTTAGCAACATCCTACCAGTAGATATGTAG
- a CDS encoding MarC family protein, which produces MNFSFSEIISVTLILFSVIDIVGSVPIIIDLRQKAGKIQSEKATIVAGIIMVVFLFLGKSILKLFGLDIESFSVAGAIVIFLIGLEMILGIKIFKGDSQSSSSSIVPLAFPLIAGAGTMTTILSLRAEYEIANILIGILVNLFFVYLVLKSSAWIERKLGVGGTDILRKIFGIILLAIAVKLVKAQFNF; this is translated from the coding sequence ATGAACTTTAGTTTTAGTGAAATCATCTCCGTTACCTTGATTTTATTTTCGGTAATCGATATTGTAGGTTCTGTACCTATCATAATAGACTTACGCCAAAAGGCGGGAAAAATCCAGTCGGAAAAGGCGACGATAGTGGCAGGAATTATCATGGTCGTTTTCCTTTTTTTAGGAAAATCTATCCTGAAACTTTTTGGGTTGGATATAGAATCTTTCTCAGTGGCAGGTGCTATCGTTATTTTTCTCATCGGTCTGGAAATGATATTGGGCATAAAAATATTTAAGGGGGATTCGCAAAGCAGCTCTAGTTCTATAGTACCCTTAGCTTTCCCGCTCATAGCAGGAGCCGGCACCATGACCACCATCCTCTCACTTAGAGCAGAATATGAAATAGCCAATATTCTAATCGGAATTTTAGTAAACCTCTTTTTTGTTTATCTTGTTCTTAAGTCATCTGCGTGGATAGAAAGAAAACTAGGGGTGGGCGGTACCGATATTTTGCGAAAAATATTTGGTATAATTCTTCTTGCCATAGCCGTGAAACTAGTGAAAGCTCAATTTAATTTTTAA
- a CDS encoding peroxiredoxin — MSLRLGDEAPNFTAETTEGTINFHEWLGDSWGVLFSHPADYTPVCTTELGTVAKLKAEFEKRNVKVMALSVDGLESHKGWIGDINETQKTSMNFPIIADEDKKVSNLYDMIHPNASSNLTVRSVFVIGADKKIKLTITYPASTGRNFDELLRVIDSLQLTAYHQVATPANWNDGDDCVVVPSIPTSEIPAKFPKGFTEIKPYLRMTPQPNK, encoded by the coding sequence ATGAGTTTAAGATTAGGAGATGAAGCTCCAAATTTCACCGCCGAAACTACCGAAGGCACTATCAATTTTCACGAGTGGCTAGGCGATAGCTGGGGGGTTCTTTTTTCTCACCCTGCCGATTATACACCAGTTTGTACTACTGAATTAGGTACAGTGGCCAAGCTCAAAGCTGAGTTTGAAAAAAGAAATGTGAAGGTAATGGCACTTAGCGTAGATGGCTTAGAATCGCATAAAGGCTGGATTGGCGACATCAACGAGACCCAAAAAACCTCAATGAACTTCCCGATCATTGCAGATGAGGACAAAAAGGTATCTAACCTTTATGACATGATCCATCCAAACGCGAGCAGTAACCTTACCGTTCGCTCTGTATTTGTGATAGGGGCAGATAAAAAAATCAAACTGACCATCACTTATCCAGCTTCTACGGGCAGGAACTTCGATGAGCTTTTGAGGGTAATCGACTCACTTCAGTTGACGGCTTACCACCAAGTGGCCACGCCAGCTAACTGGAACGATGGCGATGACTGCGTGGTAGTTCCATCTATCCCCACGTCAGAAATACCAGCCAAATTTCCAAAAGGCTTTACCGAGATAAAACCTTACCTAAGGATGACCCCTCAGCCTAACAAATAA
- the moeB gene encoding molybdopterin-synthase adenylyltransferase MoeB has protein sequence MENIQFSKAELERYSRHLIIPDFNIEGQRKLKAAKVLVVGTGGLGSPLLLYLAAAGVGTIGVVDFDVVDDSNLQRQVLFTVDDVGKPKVEAAKERIKGLNPHVEIIVHNTMLTSANALDIIKDYDLVADGTDNFPTRYLVNDACVLLGKTNVYASIYRFEGQVSVFNYTDETGATGPNYRDLFPEPPPPGLVPSCAEGGVIGVLPGIVGSLQANEVIKVISGVGDPLSGRLFLFDAATFTTRTLKVYKDPENPLTGDNPTLKELIDYQQFCGINPDGDKDKDVKEVTVKELAEMQSQQADFQLIDVREPYEYDIANIGGELIPLDSIENQFNKISSDKKVVVHCRSGKRSADAIEVLEKKFGFKNLYNLKGGILAYADEVDTSLAKY, from the coding sequence ATGGAAAATATCCAATTCAGCAAAGCTGAGCTAGAAAGATATAGCCGACACCTTATCATACCAGACTTCAACATAGAAGGGCAGCGCAAGCTCAAAGCTGCTAAAGTATTGGTAGTGGGAACAGGTGGCCTTGGAAGCCCTCTTTTGCTCTATTTAGCAGCAGCAGGGGTCGGCACCATCGGGGTAGTTGACTTCGATGTGGTAGATGATAGCAACTTGCAAAGGCAAGTTCTCTTTACAGTAGATGATGTAGGAAAACCTAAAGTTGAGGCTGCTAAAGAACGCATAAAAGGACTAAATCCTCATGTAGAAATCATTGTTCACAATACGATGCTTACTTCTGCAAATGCGCTCGACATCATTAAAGATTACGATTTGGTAGCCGACGGAACAGATAACTTCCCTACCCGCTACTTGGTAAATGATGCCTGTGTACTGTTGGGGAAAACCAACGTATATGCCTCTATTTACCGCTTTGAAGGGCAAGTTTCGGTATTTAACTATACGGACGAGACAGGGGCAACTGGGCCGAACTACCGCGATTTGTTCCCAGAGCCACCGCCTCCGGGCTTGGTACCAAGCTGCGCCGAAGGTGGCGTAATAGGCGTACTTCCGGGCATAGTAGGTAGCTTACAAGCAAACGAAGTAATCAAGGTTATTTCAGGTGTAGGCGATCCGCTTTCTGGCAGGCTCTTCTTGTTCGATGCTGCTACTTTTACCACCCGAACGCTGAAGGTTTACAAAGATCCTGAAAACCCATTGACTGGCGATAATCCAACATTGAAAGAGCTGATAGATTACCAGCAGTTCTGCGGAATTAACCCAGATGGGGACAAGGACAAAGATGTAAAAGAAGTAACCGTGAAAGAGCTGGCAGAAATGCAAAGCCAACAGGCGGACTTCCAACTGATTGACGTAAGAGAGCCGTACGAATATGATATTGCCAACATTGGTGGCGAACTTATTCCGCTAGATTCTATAGAAAACCAGTTCAATAAGATTTCATCTGACAAGAAAGTAGTTGTCCACTGCCGAAGTGGCAAGCGAAGTGCCGATGCAATTGAGGTATTGGAAAAGAAATTTGGCTTCAAAAATCTTTACAATCTCAAAGGCGGCATTTTAGCCTATGCTGATGAAGTAGACACTTCTTTGGCGAAGTATTAA
- a CDS encoding MoaD/ThiS family protein produces the protein MAKIIIPTPLRKYTENQGTIEVSGENISAIVEDLAAQFPGIRQHIYDGEGNIRKFLRIYVGDEDIKALDNEHTAVAESATVSIIPAIAGGIR, from the coding sequence ATGGCAAAAATCATCATTCCCACTCCCCTAAGGAAATACACCGAAAATCAGGGAACAATTGAGGTATCGGGTGAAAATATTTCTGCAATAGTGGAAGATTTGGCTGCGCAGTTCCCAGGCATTCGCCAGCACATCTACGACGGAGAGGGAAATATCAGGAAGTTCTTGAGAATCTATGTAGGTGACGAGGACATCAAAGCCCTAGACAACGAGCATACTGCAGTGGCTGAATCGGCTACGGTAAGTATCATTCCAGCCATAGCTGGGGGTATTAGGTAA
- a CDS encoding M67 family metallopeptidase gives MNLQINKEALQQMQAHAESTYPYECVGFFYGNDEGEVRIIDVAKEVTNSKDGDQRRRFEVSPMDYMKAERYAAENNLGLLGIYHSHPDHPAIPSEHDLKFAQPFFSYIIISVMKGEVADTRSWALDETEKFAEESIEE, from the coding sequence ATGAACTTACAGATAAATAAAGAAGCTTTGCAGCAAATGCAAGCTCATGCTGAAAGCACCTATCCCTACGAATGTGTTGGTTTTTTTTATGGAAACGATGAAGGGGAGGTAAGGATAATTGACGTAGCAAAAGAGGTGACCAATAGCAAAGACGGCGACCAGCGAAGGAGATTTGAAGTGAGCCCAATGGACTATATGAAAGCAGAAAGGTACGCTGCCGAAAACAATTTGGGCTTGTTGGGTATTTATCATTCGCACCCCGACCATCCAGCTATTCCTTCGGAGCATGACCTAAAGTTTGCCCAGCCATTTTTCTCGTACATTATCATCTCAGTAATGAAAGGGGAAGTAGCCGACACACGCTCATGGGCACTGGACGAAACAGAGAAATTCGCCGAAGAAAGCATTGAAGAATAA
- a CDS encoding pyridoxal-phosphate dependent enzyme, with translation MIAEQEKVDYKKRIGELGQFIGNTPLLPITKVFNKPGVQLFAKLEWQQIGESVKARPAYNIIKDAVNNGLLTPGKELLDATSGNTGIAYASIGASLGIPVTLCLPENASEERKTILKAYGAKIIYTSPYEGTDGSQTYAKQLFTQEPDKYFYADQYANNSNWQAHYHTTGPEIFRQTNGQITHFVTGLGTTGTFTGTGRRLKELNPDITLISFQPDSPMHGMEGWKHLETAIVPKIYDKDLADDNLGIDTMDAYDLIKATAREEGILLSPSAAANLAGAIKVANSIENGVVVTMFPDNAAKYSEVINSIF, from the coding sequence ATGATTGCCGAACAAGAAAAAGTAGATTACAAAAAAAGAATAGGGGAGCTAGGTCAGTTTATAGGCAACACTCCTTTACTCCCCATCACCAAAGTGTTCAACAAGCCTGGCGTACAGCTATTTGCCAAACTTGAATGGCAACAAATAGGTGAGAGCGTAAAAGCCCGCCCCGCTTACAACATCATTAAAGATGCGGTGAACAACGGACTGCTCACTCCTGGCAAGGAACTCCTTGACGCTACCAGCGGAAACACTGGAATTGCTTATGCTTCTATCGGCGCTTCGTTGGGAATTCCTGTAACACTTTGCCTTCCTGAAAATGCTTCGGAAGAAAGGAAAACTATTTTGAAAGCTTACGGGGCAAAAATTATTTATACCTCGCCTTATGAAGGCACAGATGGCTCACAAACTTATGCAAAGCAGCTTTTTACCCAAGAGCCCGACAAGTATTTTTACGCTGACCAATATGCTAACAACAGCAACTGGCAAGCGCATTACCATACCACTGGACCTGAAATATTCCGCCAGACCAACGGACAAATCACCCATTTTGTAACAGGCTTGGGAACTACGGGTACTTTTACCGGGACAGGCAGAAGGCTCAAAGAATTGAACCCTGATATCACATTGATTTCGTTTCAGCCCGATTCGCCTATGCACGGCATGGAAGGATGGAAGCATTTGGAAACAGCTATTGTCCCAAAAATTTATGACAAGGATCTTGCAGATGATAACCTTGGAATAGACACCATGGACGCTTACGACCTTATAAAAGCGACGGCAAGGGAAGAAGGTATTTTGCTGAGCCCTTCGGCTGCGGCTAACTTGGCAGGGGCTATCAAAGTAGCGAACTCTATTGAAAACGGGGTGGTGGTGACTATGTTCCCCGACAATGCGGCAAAGTACAGCGAGGTGATCAACAGTATTTTTTAA
- a CDS encoding secondary thiamine-phosphate synthase enzyme YjbQ, whose protein sequence is MKIIQESVRLPAFPRGFHLVTSAIEQRLSQMKHIKAGIAQIFIQHTSASLTLNENADPTVRDDFESHFNAMVPENAPYYRHTYEGPDDMPAHIKSSLLGSSVSVPITNGRFNLGTWQGIYLCEHRDYASSRKLIITVMGE, encoded by the coding sequence ATGAAAATAATACAAGAATCGGTTCGGCTGCCAGCCTTCCCACGAGGCTTCCATTTGGTCACTTCTGCCATAGAGCAGCGGCTTTCCCAAATGAAGCACATAAAGGCGGGGATAGCTCAAATATTTATCCAACATACCTCGGCGAGCCTTACGCTCAACGAAAATGCTGACCCCACGGTGAGAGATGATTTTGAGAGCCATTTTAATGCAATGGTTCCTGAAAATGCCCCTTATTACAGGCATACCTACGAAGGCCCTGACGACATGCCCGCCCATATCAAATCATCTTTGCTGGGTAGCTCGGTTTCTGTACCCATAACCAATGGTCGCTTTAACCTAGGCACTTGGCAAGGGATCTACCTCTGCGAGCACCGTGATTATGCTTCTTCGCGCAAGCTAATTATTACAGTGATGGGGGAGTGA
- a CDS encoding YraN family protein gives MKNQKLGDKGENLAAKYLAEKGYEVLYRNYRYKKAEIDIIATNGTLLVFVEVKTRSGTGFGFPEAAITPKKVEMMQLAAEYFMEEEQLPENFLLRFDVVSIVVRGEKYEIEHIEDAIG, from the coding sequence ATGAAAAATCAAAAGCTAGGAGATAAAGGAGAAAACTTGGCGGCCAAGTACTTGGCAGAGAAGGGGTATGAAGTTTTATACCGAAACTACCGATATAAAAAGGCTGAAATTGATATCATTGCAACAAATGGGACGCTATTGGTTTTTGTGGAGGTAAAAACAAGGTCTGGAACAGGTTTTGGTTTCCCCGAGGCGGCCATCACCCCAAAAAAAGTGGAGATGATGCAGCTTGCAGCCGAGTATTTTATGGAAGAGGAACAGCTTCCCGAAAACTTTTTGCTGAGGTTCGATGTAGTGTCCATTGTGGTGAGAGGGGAAAAATACGAGATAGAGCATATTGAAGATGCTATTGGTTAA
- a CDS encoding rhomboid family intramembrane serine protease — translation MFGRITPVVKNLLIVNVVILIVQQFMQIDMSGMFGYRYPFADTFQPFQIFTYMFVHADFWHLFSNMFALFIFGPMLEQTFGSNRFLVFYLITGLGGGLIFGIVNFIEIQQMESAIVSFSQVPSSDTLLSFALDYAPRLTEEGYTFVYETFPSNPDNAMYIERAENFMSQIYQRAANMPMVGASGAVFGILMAFGMLFPNLQLMLLFPPIPIKAKYLVTFYGLYEVYNTIKVSPDDNVAHIAHLGGMAFAFLLLKIWKIQSPYR, via the coding sequence ATGTTTGGAAGAATCACTCCCGTAGTTAAGAATTTACTGATTGTCAATGTCGTCATATTGATTGTTCAGCAGTTTATGCAGATTGATATGTCAGGAATGTTTGGGTATCGATACCCCTTTGCCGATACGTTTCAGCCTTTCCAAATATTCACCTACATGTTCGTGCATGCCGATTTTTGGCATTTGTTTTCCAACATGTTTGCCTTGTTCATATTTGGCCCTATGCTAGAGCAAACATTTGGCTCTAACCGCTTTTTAGTGTTTTACCTCATTACGGGCTTAGGCGGGGGGCTTATTTTCGGTATTGTGAATTTCATTGAAATCCAGCAAATGGAAAGCGCAATTGTTTCATTTTCCCAAGTTCCTTCTTCAGATACATTGCTTTCATTTGCACTGGACTACGCACCAAGGCTCACAGAGGAGGGCTATACATTTGTGTATGAAACTTTTCCTTCCAATCCTGACAATGCTATGTATATTGAAAGGGCGGAGAATTTTATGAGCCAAATTTATCAGAGAGCGGCAAATATGCCTATGGTAGGTGCTTCGGGTGCGGTATTTGGCATTTTGATGGCGTTTGGAATGCTTTTCCCCAACCTCCAGCTGATGTTGCTGTTTCCTCCTATACCGATCAAAGCAAAATATTTGGTGACTTTTTATGGGCTATACGAAGTATATAATACTATAAAGGTAAGTCCCGATGATAATGTGGCGCATATTGCCCACTTAGGAGGGATGGCTTTTGCTTTTCTTCTCCTTAAGATATGGAAAATTCAAAGCCCATACAGGTAG
- a CDS encoding rhomboid family intramembrane serine protease: MNSFVEDFKYAWNRPNNALIKLIILNVCVFVLINLVWFISTIAKDLAIYEFAKDNLAIPSAINQFVFKPWTLITYFFTHQDFFHILFNMLIMYWFGLIIQEFLGSKKLVALYILGGMAGGVAFLLMYNLIPFFIERGPVPMLGASAAVYAIVIGAAAFMPEYRMSLILLGPVKIKYIAAVYIFLSFIGTTGANAGGNIAHLGGALIGFVFIKQLQKGDDWSKPISNILDSIAGLFKGRSKMKVTYKKGASVKTSNAKASQPVKPNGEPDQAIVDAILDKISESGYEKLTTEEKQILFKASQKKS, translated from the coding sequence ATGAATAGTTTTGTAGAAGATTTTAAATATGCGTGGAACAGGCCCAATAATGCGTTGATCAAACTCATTATCCTCAATGTCTGTGTGTTTGTTTTGATTAATTTGGTTTGGTTTATTTCTACCATCGCTAAAGATCTGGCTATTTATGAGTTTGCGAAAGATAATTTGGCAATCCCATCGGCTATTAATCAGTTTGTGTTCAAACCTTGGACGCTCATAACTTATTTCTTCACTCACCAAGATTTTTTCCATATTCTGTTCAATATGCTCATTATGTATTGGTTTGGGCTGATTATCCAAGAGTTTTTGGGTAGTAAGAAGCTTGTAGCCTTGTATATTTTAGGAGGAATGGCAGGCGGTGTGGCTTTTCTTTTAATGTATAACCTTATCCCTTTTTTTATTGAAAGAGGTCCCGTGCCTATGTTAGGTGCTTCAGCTGCGGTTTATGCCATAGTGATTGGGGCGGCTGCTTTTATGCCTGAATACCGAATGAGCTTGATATTATTAGGCCCGGTAAAAATTAAATACATCGCTGCTGTTTATATATTTCTTTCGTTTATAGGAACTACTGGTGCTAATGCAGGAGGAAATATAGCCCACTTAGGCGGGGCGCTTATTGGTTTTGTGTTCATTAAACAGCTCCAAAAAGGAGATGACTGGAGCAAGCCCATTAGCAATATTTTGGATTCGATAGCAGGGCTTTTCAAGGGAAGGTCAAAAATGAAAGTTACTTACAAAAAGGGCGCTTCGGTAAAAACGAGTAATGCAAAAGCCAGCCAGCCAGTGAAACCAAACGGTGAGCCTGACCAAGCGATAGTAGATGCGATTTTGGATAAAATTTCTGAATCGGGTTACGAAAAACTAACCACCGAAGAAAAGCAGATTCTTTTTAAGGCAAGCCAAAAAAAGAGCTAA
- a CDS encoding transcriptional repressor produces METVEILNSSSLRVTGNRLDILEIFKENSFALAESFLEEKLSGKCDRVTIYRTLKTFEDSGIIHRVLDENNIVKYALCGHGCHDSSEHSHDHVHFKCKTCGQTTCIDSVPIQKIKLPEGYAQEETFLLIVGECKTCKQ; encoded by the coding sequence ATGGAAACGGTAGAAATCCTAAATAGTTCGAGTTTGCGGGTTACGGGCAATCGATTAGATATTTTGGAGATATTTAAAGAGAACTCTTTTGCCCTAGCCGAGAGCTTTCTCGAAGAAAAGCTTTCTGGGAAATGTGACCGGGTTACCATCTACCGAACTCTCAAGACCTTTGAAGACAGTGGGATTATCCATCGCGTGTTGGATGAGAACAATATTGTAAAATATGCTCTCTGTGGCCATGGTTGCCACGATAGCTCCGAACATTCTCACGACCACGTGCATTTTAAATGCAAAACCTGTGGGCAAACGACTTGCATAGACAGTGTACCCATCCAAAAAATAAAGCTCCCCGAGGGATACGCCCAAGAGGAGACTTTTCTGTTGATAGTAGGAGAATGCAAAACCTGTAAGCAGTAG
- a CDS encoding SDR family NAD(P)-dependent oxidoreductase, which yields MMAKIALVTGATSGIGEATARIFAENGIDLIICGRREDRLKKLAEEFGEKVNVMYLAFDVKNKEKVLEAIESIPESMSKIDILVNNAGNAHGLDSIQNGDLDDWDAMIDINVKGLLYVSKAVMPGMVDRKSGHIINIGSIAGKEVYPNGNVYCASKHAVDAINKGMLLDLNPYGIKVTAINPGLVNTEFSEVRFKGDESKAENVYKGMDPLLGEDIAELIYFAVSRPAHVNISDLTVLPTAQASATVVNRDV from the coding sequence ATCATGGCTAAAATTGCTTTGGTAACGGGTGCTACCTCAGGAATAGGGGAAGCAACGGCACGTATATTTGCCGAAAATGGAATTGATTTGATCATCTGCGGAAGAAGGGAAGACAGGCTCAAAAAACTGGCGGAGGAGTTTGGTGAGAAGGTAAATGTGATGTACCTCGCTTTTGATGTGAAAAATAAGGAGAAAGTGCTAGAAGCTATTGAAAGCATTCCTGAATCCATGAGCAAAATAGATATTTTGGTGAACAATGCGGGCAATGCCCACGGGCTAGACTCCATTCAAAATGGCGATTTGGATGATTGGGATGCAATGATTGACATCAACGTAAAAGGGTTGCTCTATGTATCGAAAGCGGTGATGCCGGGAATGGTAGATAGAAAAAGCGGGCATATTATAAATATTGGCTCGATAGCGGGTAAAGAGGTGTACCCCAACGGCAATGTCTATTGCGCCTCTAAGCATGCGGTGGATGCCATAAATAAGGGAATGCTATTGGACTTAAATCCTTATGGAATAAAGGTTACCGCTATTAATCCTGGCTTGGTAAATACCGAATTTTCTGAGGTACGATTTAAAGGAGATGAATCGAAAGCTGAGAATGTGTACAAAGGAATGGACCCGCTGTTGGGCGAAGATATTGCGGAGCTAATTTATTTTGCCGTATCTAGGCCAGCGCATGTAAACATCAGCGACCTTACGGTTTTACCTACCGCTCAGGCAAGTGCCACCGTGGTAAATAGGGATGTATAA
- a CDS encoding DNA/RNA non-specific endonuclease, protein MRYILVMLTLISCTQETQHNQGLQKEDSVAVVQTSSPQAAISTTFQESDFNYLPTSTTGIIVKHKNYTLSFSEKFEQAEWVAYEITSTEAAGEYERKGSFRMDELVETETAHDSDYKGSGYDRGHLAPAADLRFTEEAMYESFYFSNISPQTPAFNRGIWKKLEGQVRSWASEYDTLYVITGGILEEGLPTIGENEVAVPKYFYKIVFDVSGSDIKSIAYLMPNMASDEELEYYIVSVDRLEELTGIDFFPALPDSLEDKLEEKSTPDLW, encoded by the coding sequence ATGCGATATATACTAGTAATGCTCACTTTAATTTCTTGTACACAAGAAACCCAGCATAACCAAGGCTTGCAAAAAGAAGATTCAGTAGCTGTAGTTCAGACTTCCTCCCCACAAGCTGCTATTTCCACCACTTTCCAAGAAAGTGACTTCAATTACCTGCCCACTTCCACCACTGGGATAATTGTAAAGCATAAAAACTATACACTTTCTTTTAGTGAAAAGTTCGAGCAAGCCGAGTGGGTCGCCTATGAAATCACCAGCACTGAAGCCGCCGGTGAGTACGAAAGAAAGGGCAGCTTTCGCATGGATGAGCTGGTGGAAACCGAAACAGCACACGACAGCGACTACAAAGGCTCAGGCTACGACCGTGGGCATCTTGCCCCGGCCGCTGACCTCCGCTTCACCGAAGAAGCCATGTACGAAAGCTTTTACTTTAGCAATATCTCGCCACAAACACCTGCTTTTAACCGAGGGATTTGGAAAAAACTAGAGGGGCAAGTCCGCAGTTGGGCTTCGGAATACGATACGCTATATGTGATAACAGGAGGGATTTTGGAAGAGGGATTACCCACCATAGGGGAAAATGAAGTGGCAGTTCCCAAGTATTTTTACAAAATAGTGTTTGATGTAAGTGGATCGGATATAAAGTCCATTGCTTACCTGATGCCCAACATGGCTAGCGATGAAGAATTGGAGTACTACATTGTAAGCGTAGATAGGTTAGAAGAGCTTACTGGAATCGATTTTTTCCCAGCTCTCCCCGATAGCTTGGAAGACAAATTGGAGGAAAAATCAACTCCTGACTTGTGGTAA